The sequence TATAAATTTATCAAGCTTTTTGATTTGGCTTAGCCCCAAAGCACACGCCACATCGCTTAAGCGGTAATTATAGCCTAGAGTTACCATATCCATATTCCAAGCCTGTTTTTTTACCATACCATGTGAGCGTGTGAGTCTAGCAGATTTAGCGATATTTTCATCATTAGTTAGCAAAGCCCCACCCTCAAAAGTCGTAATAGGCTTAATCGCATGAAAGCTAAAAATCGTAGCATCAGCCAAAGTGCCAACCATCTTGCCATTAATACTACTACCCAAAGCGTGACTAGCATCATCAATAATTTTAATATCTTGCTCTTTTATTAACGCTTTGATAGCATCCATATCTACTGGATACCCACCAAAATCCACAGCGGTTATAACCTTGGTTTTATCGCTTATTAACTCTTTTATAGAGGCTGGATTTATATTACCATTTAAGAGTACATCAGCAAATTTAATCCTAGCACCACACATTATAGCCGCATTTGCGGTGGCTGCGAAGGTTATAGGAGTGGTGATAACTTCATCGCCAGGTCCTACACCAAGTGCGATATATCCAGCGTGAAGTGCCGAAGTGGCTGAGTTCATCACCACAGCATATTTCGCCCCAGTAAGCTCGCACAAAGCACTCTCAAAATCCACCACACGATTTCCACAAGTTAGCATATCGCTTTTTAGCGCTTCTACCACGGCTTGTATATCATCATCTTCTATTTTTTGTCTGCTATAAACCATCATTTTAAACCCTTATTGTAGTATTCTTGGTAGGGTTATGCCAGTTTGGGATTGATATTTGCCATTTTTGTCAGCGTAGCTAGTTTCACAAATCTCATCCCCTTGTAAAAATAGCACCTGAGCTATCCCCTCATTTGCGTAAATTTTAGCTGGAAGTGGGGTTGTATTTGAAATTTCAATTGTGATATGTCCTTCAAATCCAGGCTCAAATGGCGTTACATTGACTATTATCCCACACCTTGCGTATGTACTTTTGCCAAGGCATATAGCTAGGGTATCTCTAGGCATTATGAAATACTCCACCGTCCTAGCTAAGGCAAATGAATTTGGTGGCACAATACAGATATCACCGATGAAATCAACTACATTTTTCTCATCAAAATTTTTAGGGTCTACAACTGTACCACCTACATTTGTAAAGATTTTAAATTCATTTCCAACCCTAATATCATATCCATAACTAGAAAGCCCATAGCTGACAACGCCACGACCGATATTCTCTTCACAAAATGGAGTTATCATCTTGTGTTCTAAGCTCATTTGGCGTATCCATTTATCACTTTTTAAACCCATAAATTTCCCTTTAAAATTAAATTGTAAGATTATAGCAATTTCTACTTTAAACTAAAGTTTAGCTTATTATTTAGATAATTTGGGTAGAATTATGAAATTTTACTTAATTTAAGGAGAATTTATGACAAGAGATGAGATTAAAGAGCTTATGAGCTTTTTTGATGAGACAAACATTAATAAAATTAAGATAAAAGATGGTGATTTCGTAATCGAGCTAGAAAAACATGAGCCATGCGAGCAAATAGCCCCAGCTCCAGCTTGCCCTACAATCCCAGCTCCAGCCCCAATCAATGTAGTAGTAAATGAAAAAACAGTAACTACTTCAACAGCAACTGATACATTAAACGCACCGATGGTAGGGACATTTTATATAGCTCCAAGTCCAGGCGCTCCAAGCTTTGTTAAGGTAGGTCAAACAGTGAAAAAAGGCGACACTATAGGCATTATAGAAGCGATGAAAATTATGAATGAGATTGAAGCTGAGTTTGATTGTAGAATTACAAAAGCCCTAATCGCAGATGGCCAACCGGTGGAATTTGGTATGGCGTTATTTGAGGTTGAAAAACTATGAGAGAGATTAAAAGAATCCTAATAGCAAATCGTGGTGAAATAGCTCTTAGAGCACTTAGAACTATCCAAGAGATGGGTAAAGAAGCAGTTGTAGTGCATTCTACAGCTGATAAAGATGCTCTTTATGTTAAATACGCTGATGCTAGTATCTGTATAGGTGGTGCTAGAAGTAGTGAGAGCTATCTACATATCCCAGCTATTATCACAGCTTGCGAGATTAGCGAAGCTGATGCGATATTTCCAGGTTATGGATTTTTGAGCGAAAATCAAAATTTCGTAGAAATTTGCGAAAAGCACAATATCAAATTTATAGGCCCAAGCGTAGAGGCTATGGCTTTAATGAGTGATAAAAGCAAAGCCAAACAGATGATGATGAGAGCGGGAATTCCAGTTGTACCAGGTAGTGATGGCGCTATCAAAGATATGGAAATGGCTAAAAAATTAGCTAGTGAAATTGGCTATCCAGTGATTATAAAAGCAGCCGCAGGTGGCGGTGGCCGTGGTATGAGAGTGGTAGAGAAAGAAGAGGATTTAGAAAAGAGCTTTTGGTCAGCTGAAAGCGAGGCTATGAGTGCCTTTGGTGATGGGACAATGTATATGGAAAAATATATCTCAAATCCACGCCACATAGAGGTTCAAGTCCTAGGCGATGAGTATGGCAATGTAATCCATGTAGGTGAAAGAGATTGCTCAATGCAACGCCGCCACCAAAAATTAATAGAAGAGAGCCCAGCAGTAATTTTAGATGATGAAACTAGGGCCCAACTCCACCAAACAGCCGTAAATGCTGCTAAAGCCATAGGATATACGGGTGCTGGGACTTTTGAGTTTTTATACGATCAAAGGGATAATAAATTTTATTTTATTGAGATGAATACAAGACTCCAAGTTGAGCATTGTGTAAGTGAGATGTGTAGCGGATTAGACTTGATAGAGTGGATGATACGAATCTCACAAGGCGAGAGATTGCCAGAGCAAAAAGATATCAAATTAAGTGGCCACTCAATAGAGTGTAGAATCACAGCCGAAGACCCAAAAAGCTTCACTCCAAATCCAGGTAAAATCACAAAATATGTCGCCCCAGGCGGTAGAAATGTCAGAATGGATAGCCATGTTTATGAGGGTTATAGCGTTCCGCCGTATTATGATAGCATGATAGGCAAATTAATCGTCCATGATATAGATAGAAATAGAGCTATTGCCAAGATGAAAGTCGCACTTGATGAGCTAATCATACAAGGGATTAAAACAACCAAAGATTTTCATATAAATATGATGAATAATGATGATTTTATCAATAATTTATATGATACAAACTATTTGGCAAAGCATTAAATTAATTTTAATTCCAAGCTAAATTAATTTACAATAAATTTAATGGTGTCTAATTTATAAACTAGACACCTATTTTAAGCTGAGTTGATTTGTGGTATAATTTACAACCTTCAAGAAAAAGATAAAGGCAAAAAAGGTGAAAAGTTTCAAACCGAGTTGATTTGTGGTATAATTTGCAACTATGGAACAAGTATTAAAACAATTTACTATCGCATTGTTTCAAACCGAGTTGATTTGTGGTATAATTTGCAACATGTTTAAATATTTGAAGCTTTGCTAACGATTTATCGTTTCAAACCGAGTTGATTTGTGGTATAATTTGCAACTTAATCCGCAATCTAAAGATGATTTTATTTATCAAAGTTTCAAACCGAGTTGATTTGTGGTATAATTTGCAACTATCAGTCTTAACCCTTTCATTTTTGCAAGGGTTAGTTTCAAACCGAGTTGATTTGTGGTATAATTTGCAACCTGAGCTAAATTTAGCCTATTTTATGGGCATTTGGCTATAGTTTAAAGGTCTTAATTCTTCCACTTTGAAAAAAAATGCTAAAAATAGCGAATTTGTGGAAAAATTTAGCTATAATACAAACGCAAATTATACTATAGATTAACTCTTTAGCGTTTGAAATCACCTAAAGGTGTTAACAGATCGGGGCAACTGCCATATGGCACCCCCGGTATCATTCTCTATCATCACAGTAGTTTTTAAATTCACACTGCATACAAGCAGCTATACTAGCACAACTTTGCGGAAATAGCTCTTGATTTAACATTTTATTAATCTTATCTATCGTGCTATTAAATTGGGCTAAATCATCACTGTTTATATCAAATATCTTAAATTTAAGATTATTACTACAAATTAGCATTATCTTAAAAAATGGTTTATTAAAATGCTTACTAGCTAGCTTTGAGTAGGCTATAAGCTGCATTTTAGTGCCTTTATTTAGTATTGGCTTGTTTTGATTTTTAAACTCAGCTACAATTATCTCATTTTGGCACTCTAGCACCAAATCTGCTACTCCTTGCATAGATGAATCTTGCAAATATAGATTGCTATATGCTTTTATAATTGGCAGCTTAAATTTGATAAATTTTCTATTTTTAAATAGTTCGTTTTGTTTATTGTGATATTGTGAGCCTGAGCTTACATACTCTGGATATACTGGCTTAATATCGCAAAATGTATAAAAATATAAAATCCTAGGACAAAATACAAATTGTCTAATATGGCTAACTAAAATCATCTAAATAATCTCATATATTTTACTCTCAAAACACTCTTTGGTATAGCCTAAAGTATCATTAAAATCTAAATTTACAGATGCGATAATCGCCTTATCGCTTTTAGCGCAATATTTAGATAAGAGTTCTTTAATGGCTAGCTTATCAGCTCGACTTAACTCCCCATAAAATACTGATTTTTGCACAGCTAAAAGCCCAAAATCTTTTAATCTTTCAAATAGCTTTGTCCTGTTTTTACTATTTTCTATATCGTAGCAGATTAGATATCTCATTTACCACCTAAATATGTATGATTTATACCTGCTATCACCACAAAAAAATGCTGAAATTTTATATACTTGGCGTTGGATAATACTTTCTAAAGTAAGCTTTTTGTGATTATAGATAAGTTTTTTATTTAATGAATTTAATATATTTGAAGCTATTACTTTTTTTTAATTCTGCATTTAATTCGCCTTTGAGAGATGAGCGAATTTTAATAATATTTCTATCTACTATAAAGCTTCTGTACTCCTCCATAATATCTAAGGCTAAAGATGGCTTGGCGCTTCGCATAGTATGTAAAACTCCAAAATATGGATTTAATCCGGCATTTATAATACTTTTATAGATTATATTTAATAGTATTGCATAGCCATAATTTAAAGCTTGATTTGATATTTCACTGCTTGCTCTTTTGGTGCGGTGTTCAAAACTAGATGGCAAAAGAGAGTTAAATTTGAGAAATTCAAAATATCTATGAGCAGCATTAGCCTCAATACTAAATATATCATTTGTGTCTATTATTTTTGAGCTTTTTAGTGTATCAATTGCTTTTTGCATAGCAATTAATGCAGTGTTTTTTTGCTCGTTATTTTTATTTCTAGAAAAGTATAAAATTGTAGAACGTTGATTTTTAATCTTTCCGATTATTAACTCTTTTGCTAGCATCAATCCCTTGGCATTATCTTTAGATGAAAATTGCTGTTTTAATACATTTACTCCTTTATGTTCATAAAGTGTATGCGTAGCACTAAATGTGTTAAAGTTTTGATAGAAAATCTTTATTCCACGCACACTACAAGCAAAGATTAAATCGCTAGAAATGGTTATACCGTTTGAATTTATAGATATGGTTTTTAATGATTTAAGGGCTATCTCTTTTATTATCTCTTTATTTTGATATATTACTATCCTTTGAGACTTTAATCCTAAAAATAGCCCAAAACTATTAATAACTAGATGTTTCATCGATTAAATTATCTAGCATTATTTTTTTATGTATAGCTGATGTTTGAGTGCAATATGTGATTATTAGGCTATCTTTTGTATCTTTGATTATGGTTATTTTATTATCTCTTGGTTTTCCTAATAGCTCTTTAAATTCACCATTTAAATATTTATCTATAAACTCATCACGGCTAGTTTGGTCAAGTAAATTATAATCTCCAATTTGGCTTTTATCAAATTCAACCTCTATATCGTGTCTATTGGCTTGAGAGATTATATACTCAAGTTTTATAATAGCTGATGGGAGATTTTTGGTTACTAGAAGTTTGTAAATTTGCTTTATATTTTTAGATTTTAATTCAATTATATTTATTATATCTGCTATTTTACGAGGCAATATATTTTTACTAAAAAATGGAATTTTGATTATATTTTTACTATCTAAATCTATATATGTTTTAGTGGCTATATCGGAATTCACAAGTCCAGCATATCCGCCATTTTGCCTTATGATATAGTTAGGACTTTTAATTGCTTTTATAGGCAAAGAGTAGATTATACGAGATTTATTTCTACTTCTTTTGGCTTGTTTGGTATAAAAACACTCTTTAAACAGCTCTTTTATCTCTTGGTGTTGTAATATATTTTTGCCATCTTTTATCTCTATAATCTTGCTTTCATTTGCTTTAAGATATGATAGAATTTATCTATATTTTTGGTTTTTATTTTTGCATCTGGTACTTTTAATTCATTTTTATTATTAAAAAACATACTACTTTTATCTTCATCTTTTATAATAGCAAATATATCTTTTCGTATATAAGAACATAGATGATTGTCTAGAAATTTAAGTTTATTTAATAATTTAATATCGCCTTCATTAAAGGCTTTAAATAATAGATCAAAAACTTTATGTGTACTTATATAAAATTTACCTGATTTAAAATCGCTAGTTATAGCAACCTTTTTGCCATTTTCTTTAGTATGCAAAAGCCCAAGATCAAGCAAGATATTAGCTTCTTTATCTTTTAATATATTGGCATTTTCATAAACTAGCGAATATACACCATCATCAAATAGCTTTTTACGAGATATTTTATTAGAGTTTAACTCTAGATATTTTTTGCTTTGCATAGTCATTTTATTGCTATACTCTGGCTTAATATGATTATAGTTATACTTAAACTCACGCTGACCTTTTGAGTTTTTTATTAATTTACTATTAGCATAATAAAATACTATACTAGCATCAATGCAGTGACTATGACTATCTTGAATTTTAGCTTTTTGTAGCTCTTTATCTTCTTTGCTTAGTTCGCTTCTAATTGCGCTTACTAGTTCTGCATTGATGAAATTAACACTAAATTCAATATCTTGATTTGATTTATTTAGCTTATCTTTTACCTTTTGTATTAAAAGATTTACAAAACGCTTTTGAGTGCCATTAGAGTGAGTTTTGATTCTATCTAGTTTTAAAATTTCAAGCGCTTTAGTAAAGCTATCTGAATTTTTATAAAATAGAGCATGTCTAAGTGCGATCTGTTCTATGCTATTAAGATTATCAAAATTTGTAAATTTATTAATATTTATCTTTGCCATCTGTGTATCTATAAAATTCTTAAATTCATCAAGATTTTGTACTTTTATAATTTTATAAATTGAATTTAAATAATTTTGGTGTAAATTTTCTAAAGTATAGCTTTGATTGCCCTTTTGTAAATTAGCAGTAGAGCTAGCTGGGATTAAATTTGCCCTAGAATTAT is a genomic window of Campylobacter devanensis containing:
- the pseC gene encoding UDP-4-amino-4,6-dideoxy-N-acetyl-beta-L-altrosamine transaminase, encoding MMVYSRQKIEDDDIQAVVEALKSDMLTCGNRVVDFESALCELTGAKYAVVMNSATSALHAGYIALGVGPGDEVITTPITFAATANAAIMCGARIKFADVLLNGNINPASIKELISDKTKVITAVDFGGYPVDMDAIKALIKEQDIKIIDDASHALGSSINGKMVGTLADATIFSFHAIKPITTFEGGALLTNDENIAKSARLTRSHGMVKKQAWNMDMVTLGYNYRLSDVACALGLSQIKKLDKFINRRYEIAKIYDDAFKNSKYLKTIDIPDNIRSARHLYPVLLNSNLWCVKEDIYNELHAMGIGVQVHYKPTYQFSFYKNLYGEMRLDGAEDFYRAELSLPCHQMMSDDDAKFVIANLNELLEIYTSKSVCG
- the dcd gene encoding dCTP deaminase — encoded protein: MGLKSDKWIRQMSLEHKMITPFCEENIGRGVVSYGLSSYGYDIRVGNEFKIFTNVGGTVVDPKNFDEKNVVDFIGDICIVPPNSFALARTVEYFIMPRDTLAICLGKSTYARCGIIVNVTPFEPGFEGHITIEISNTTPLPAKIYANEGIAQVLFLQGDEICETSYADKNGKYQSQTGITLPRILQ
- the accB gene encoding acetyl-CoA carboxylase biotin carboxyl carrier protein; translation: MTRDEIKELMSFFDETNINKIKIKDGDFVIELEKHEPCEQIAPAPACPTIPAPAPINVVVNEKTVTTSTATDTLNAPMVGTFYIAPSPGAPSFVKVGQTVKKGDTIGIIEAMKIMNEIEAEFDCRITKALIADGQPVEFGMALFEVEKL
- a CDS encoding acetyl-CoA carboxylase biotin carboxylase subunit; amino-acid sequence: MREIKRILIANRGEIALRALRTIQEMGKEAVVVHSTADKDALYVKYADASICIGGARSSESYLHIPAIITACEISEADAIFPGYGFLSENQNFVEICEKHNIKFIGPSVEAMALMSDKSKAKQMMMRAGIPVVPGSDGAIKDMEMAKKLASEIGYPVIIKAAAGGGGRGMRVVEKEEDLEKSFWSAESEAMSAFGDGTMYMEKYISNPRHIEVQVLGDEYGNVIHVGERDCSMQRRHQKLIEESPAVILDDETRAQLHQTAVNAAKAIGYTGAGTFEFLYDQRDNKFYFIEMNTRLQVEHCVSEMCSGLDLIEWMIRISQGERLPEQKDIKLSGHSIECRITAEDPKSFTPNPGKITKYVAPGGRNVRMDSHVYEGYSVPPYYDSMIGKLIVHDIDRNRAIAKMKVALDELIIQGIKTTKDFHINMMNNDDFINNLYDTNYLAKH
- the cas4 gene encoding CRISPR-associated protein Cas4 encodes the protein MILVSHIRQFVFCPRILYFYTFCDIKPVYPEYVSSGSQYHNKQNELFKNRKFIKFKLPIIKAYSNLYLQDSSMQGVADLVLECQNEIIVAEFKNQNKPILNKGTKMQLIAYSKLASKHFNKPFFKIMLICSNNLKFKIFDINSDDLAQFNSTIDKINKMLNQELFPQSCASIAACMQCEFKNYCDDRE
- the cas2 gene encoding CRISPR-associated endonuclease Cas2, whose amino-acid sequence is MRYLICYDIENSKNRTKLFERLKDFGLLAVQKSVFYGELSRADKLAIKELLSKYCAKSDKAIIASVNLDFNDTLGYTKECFESKIYEII
- the cas1 gene encoding CRISPR-associated endonuclease Cas1, which produces MKHLVINSFGLFLGLKSQRIVIYQNKEIIKEIALKSLKTISINSNGITISSDLIFACSVRGIKIFYQNFNTFSATHTLYEHKGVNVLKQQFSSKDNAKGLMLAKELIIGKIKNQRSTILYFSRNKNNEQKNTALIAMQKAIDTLKSSKIIDTNDIFSIEANAAHRYFEFLKFNSLLPSSFEHRTKRASSEISNQALNYGYAILLNIIYKSIINAGLNPYFGVLHTMRSAKPSLALDIMEEYRSFIVDRNIIKIRSSLKGELNAELKKSNSFKYIKFIK
- a CDS encoding HNH endonuclease domain-containing protein, which gives rise to MPANSARLINGKIEMYLNRLAYEISTAIKPEILKDISYITINVEMNKFSFENSASDLNLISKRQKSKDMICPYSGQKIDEINCEYDHILPRSKGLYNSRANLIPASSTANLQKGNQSYTLENLHQNYLNSIYKIIKVQNLDEFKNFIDTQMAKININKFTNFDNLNSIEQIALRHALFYKNSDSFTKALEILKLDRIKTHSNGTQKRFVNLLIQKVKDKLNKSNQDIEFSVNFINAELVSAIRSELSKEDKELQKAKIQDSHSHCIDASIVFYYANSKLIKNSKGQREFKYNYNHIKPEYSNKMTMQSKKYLELNSNKISRKKLFDDGVYSLVYENANILKDKEANILLDLGLLHTKENGKKVAITSDFKSGKFYISTHKVFDLLFKAFNEGDIKLLNKLKFLDNHLCSYIRKDIFAIIKDEDKSSMFFNNKNELKVPDAKIKTKNIDKFYHILKQMKARL